A stretch of [Clostridium] innocuum DNA encodes these proteins:
- a CDS encoding RNA polymerase subunit sigma-54 produces MKEDLYLQLHTTKQDADEDICNFLIESLDEHGFLNSSAAEYAEILGKAPICIQKNIQILQMFEPAGVAARDSIDSIRLQLLRNKKYTAEKIFTQYAEELIRKDYKAIAKDCGLSMEAVTQSLLEIQGCQPYPCSSYAGENNAILLPDFEIQTLGDEIEIIPKQLGHFQIQDELQAVKNDKELRAYFDEAYYFIDHLSKRNKTLLIMVNALIHIQRNHFLYMDELQPCTLLDIANKTGFHESTVSRTLSNKYYLFQNEIYAVKDLFVSATRDGSSKDSILKAIQKFVEQEDKENPYRDQDLVELLEEIDLYVSRRAIAKYRSILHIPGSKERKIR; encoded by the coding sequence TTGAAAGAGGATTTGTATCTGCAGCTGCACACAACAAAACAGGATGCTGATGAGGATATTTGTAATTTTTTGATTGAATCACTGGATGAGCATGGATTTCTTAACAGTTCAGCTGCAGAATATGCAGAAATACTTGGAAAAGCACCTATTTGTATTCAAAAAAATATCCAAATTCTGCAAATGTTTGAACCTGCCGGTGTTGCCGCAAGGGATAGTATAGACAGCATCCGTCTGCAGTTGTTAAGAAACAAGAAATATACTGCTGAGAAAATATTCACTCAGTATGCAGAAGAGCTTATCCGTAAGGACTATAAAGCGATAGCAAAGGACTGTGGGCTGTCAATGGAAGCTGTAACACAGAGTCTGCTGGAAATACAAGGCTGCCAGCCGTATCCCTGCAGCTCCTATGCTGGAGAAAACAATGCAATCCTTCTGCCTGATTTTGAAATTCAGACACTGGGCGATGAAATAGAAATAATACCAAAGCAATTGGGACACTTTCAGATTCAGGATGAATTACAGGCTGTAAAGAACGATAAAGAGCTCCGTGCGTATTTTGATGAGGCTTATTATTTTATTGATCATTTAAGTAAACGTAATAAAACACTCTTAATCATGGTAAATGCACTGATTCATATACAGAGAAACCATTTTCTCTATATGGATGAACTGCAGCCGTGCACACTGCTGGATATCGCCAATAAGACAGGATTTCATGAATCCACCGTATCCAGAACATTGTCAAATAAGTATTATCTTTTTCAAAATGAAATTTATGCAGTAAAGGATCTTTTTGTTTCTGCAACTAGGGATGGAAGCAGCAAGGATTCCATTCTTAAGGCAATTCAGAAGTTTGTGGAGCAGGAGGATAAAGAAAATCCTTATCGTGATCAGGATCTGGTGGAGCTGCTGGAAGAAATCGATTTGTATGTGTCCAGAAGGGCGATTGCAAAATATCGTTCCATTCTGCACATCCCAGGATCAAAAGAGCGGAAAATAAGGTGA